The following coding sequences lie in one Seriola aureovittata isolate HTS-2021-v1 ecotype China chromosome 5, ASM2101889v1, whole genome shotgun sequence genomic window:
- the LOC130168963 gene encoding polyubiquitin-like → MDIIITMLSETYTLTVQPGDTVGYLKTVIQQRLGVPPYKQRLVFVNGQRIDLSEDAQTVSYYGLQSGSRVMLLVTEPATIQVFLRNEKGKLSTYDIKPDLTVDEFKRKVECRESVPVSQQRLVFQGREMSGGKLSDYKVEALGTIDLCLRLRGG, encoded by the coding sequence ATGGATATAATCATCACAATGCTGAGTGAGACCTACACCCTGACGGTGCAGCCGGGGGACACAGTTGGCTACTTGAAAACAGTCATCCAACAGAGACTCGGAGTTCCCCCTTATAAGCAGAGGCTGGTGTTTGTCAACGGCCAGAGGATCGACCTCAGCGAGGACGCACAGACAGTCAGCTACTACGGCCTGCAGTCTGGCTCCAGGGTGATGCTGCTGGTGACCGAGCCGGCCACCATCCAGGTGTTCCTGAGGAACGAGAAAGGGAAGTTGAGCACCTATGATATCAAACCTGACTTGACCGTTGACGAATTCAAGCGCAAGGTCGAGTGCAGAGAGTCGGTGCCGGTGAGCCAGCAGAGGCTGGTTTTCCAAGGCCGGGAGATGTCCGGCGGTAAACTGTCCGACTACAAAGTCGAAGCTCTGGGCACCATCGACCTGTGTCTCCGTCTGAGAGGAGGCTGA
- the pxmp2 gene encoding peroxisomal membrane protein 2 has product MPVESLPVRDAPIHFRLLQQYLVLLKKYPILTKSVTSGILSALGNLLSQILEARKKAKYGAPISEIDTAGAARYAIYGLFITGPVSHYFYQLMEVWMPTTDPYCIIKRLLLDRLVFAPGFLLLFYFVMNILEAKGWEDFENKMRKSYWTALKMNWKVWTPFQFINVNFVPVQFRVLFANSIALFWYAYLASVRK; this is encoded by the exons ATGCCTGTGGAGAGTCTGCCAGTCCGGGATGCGCCCATACATTTCCGTTTACTCCAGCAGTACCTGGTTCTTCTGAAGAAATACCCCATCCTCACCAAGTCTGTCACGAG TGGCATACTCTCAGCTTTAGGAAATCTTCTGTCTCAGATTTTGGAGGCAAGAAAAAAGGCCAAATATGGAGCCCCGATCAGTGAGATTGACACAGCTGGAGCTGCACGATATGCCATTTATGG GTTGTTTATTACAGGACCAGTGAGCCATTACTTTTACCAGCTGATGGAGGTGTGGATGCCCACCACAGACCCGTACTGTATAATCAAACGGCTGCTGCTGGATCGGCTTGTTTTTGCCCCCGGCTTTCTACTCCTTTTCTACTTTGTTATGAACATCCTGGAG GCTAAAGGGTGGGAGGACTTTGAAAATAAGATGAGAAAAAGTTACTGGACCGCTTTGAAGATGAACTGGAAAGTTTGGACTCCTTTCCAGTTCATTAATGTCAACTTTGTGCCTGTTCAG TTCAGAGTGCTGTTTGCCAACTCGATTGCCTTATTCTGGTATGCCTACCTGGCATCAGTGAGGAAATGA
- the unga gene encoding uracil DNA glycosylase a isoform X1 — protein sequence MIGQKTIHSFFSPVSKKRISKELNETEEDAKDPKKPKPSAVESKPSGPPPNPLSPEQLDKIARNKRAALEKLASAHTPPGFGESWRKGLSAEFGKAYFKQLMNFVSEERKRHTVYPPAEHVFTWTQTCDIRDVKVVILGQDPYHGPNQAHGLCFSVKRPVHPPPSLENMYKELASDIEGFQHPGHGDLTEWAKQGVLLLNAVLTVRAHQANSHKDKGWETFTDAVVQWLSNNLEGLVFMLWGSYAQKKGAAINRKRHHVLQAVHPSPLSAHRGFFGCRHFSKANELLEKSGKSPIDWKAL from the exons ATGATTGGACAGAAAActattcattcttttttttcgcCCGTCTCGAAAAAAAGGATTTCTAAGGAGTTAAATGAAACCGAGGAGGATGCTAAAGACCCG AAGAAGCCGAAGCCCTCAGCGGTGGAGTCGAAGCCGTCCGGTCCTCCTCCTAACCCTCTGTCCCCGGAGCAGCTGGACAAGATCGCCCGCAACAAGAGAGCAGCGCTTGAGAAACTCGCTTCCGCTCATACACCTCCAGGTTTCGGGGAGAGCTGGAGGAAAGGGCTGTCTGCAGAGTTTGGGAAGGCTTATTTTAAACAA TTGATGAATTTTGTTTCTGAAGAGAGGAAACGCCACACTGTGTACCCACCTGCTGAACATGTCTTCACCTGGACACAGACGTGTGACATCAGAGAT GTCAAAGTGGTGATCCTTGGCCAGGATCCGTATCATGGCCCTAACCAAGCCCATGGCCTGTGCTTCAGTGTCAAAAGACCAGTACATCCTCCACCCAG TTTGGAGAACATGTATAAAGAACTGGCGTCAGATATTGAAGGCTTCCAGCACCCTGGACATGGAGATCTGACTGAATGGGCCAAACAAG GGGTGTTGTTGCTCAACGCTGTGTTGACCGTCCGAGCGCACCAGGCCAACTCGCACAAAGACAAAGGCTGGGAGACCTTCACTGACGCCGTGGTGCAGTGGCTCAGCAACAACCTGGAGGGCCTCGTCTTCATGCTGTGGGGGTCATATGCTCAGAAGAAAGGAGCTGCTATCAACAGG AAACGCCACCATGTGCTGCAGGCTGTGCATCCCTCTCCCTTGTCTGCTCATCGTGGATTCTTTGGGTGCAGGCATTTTTCAAAGGCCAACGAGCTGCTAGAGAAATCTGGAAAGTCTCCCATTGACTGGAAGGCACTTTAA
- the unga gene encoding uracil DNA glycosylase a isoform X2, whose product MFARHCGRFLTPVAPLAARFSPALYFAQYTKIVQKKPKPSAVESKPSGPPPNPLSPEQLDKIARNKRAALEKLASAHTPPGFGESWRKGLSAEFGKAYFKQLMNFVSEERKRHTVYPPAEHVFTWTQTCDIRDVKVVILGQDPYHGPNQAHGLCFSVKRPVHPPPSLENMYKELASDIEGFQHPGHGDLTEWAKQGVLLLNAVLTVRAHQANSHKDKGWETFTDAVVQWLSNNLEGLVFMLWGSYAQKKGAAINRKRHHVLQAVHPSPLSAHRGFFGCRHFSKANELLEKSGKSPIDWKAL is encoded by the exons ATGTTTGCACGCCACTGTGGACGGTTTCTGACGCCTGTTGCACCTCTAGCTGCCCGCTTCTCACCTGCTCTGTACTTTGCTCAATACACTAAAATTGTGCAGAAGAAGCCGAAGCCCTCAGCGGTGGAGTCGAAGCCGTCCGGTCCTCCTCCTAACCCTCTGTCCCCGGAGCAGCTGGACAAGATCGCCCGCAACAAGAGAGCAGCGCTTGAGAAACTCGCTTCCGCTCATACACCTCCAGGTTTCGGGGAGAGCTGGAGGAAAGGGCTGTCTGCAGAGTTTGGGAAGGCTTATTTTAAACAA TTGATGAATTTTGTTTCTGAAGAGAGGAAACGCCACACTGTGTACCCACCTGCTGAACATGTCTTCACCTGGACACAGACGTGTGACATCAGAGAT GTCAAAGTGGTGATCCTTGGCCAGGATCCGTATCATGGCCCTAACCAAGCCCATGGCCTGTGCTTCAGTGTCAAAAGACCAGTACATCCTCCACCCAG TTTGGAGAACATGTATAAAGAACTGGCGTCAGATATTGAAGGCTTCCAGCACCCTGGACATGGAGATCTGACTGAATGGGCCAAACAAG GGGTGTTGTTGCTCAACGCTGTGTTGACCGTCCGAGCGCACCAGGCCAACTCGCACAAAGACAAAGGCTGGGAGACCTTCACTGACGCCGTGGTGCAGTGGCTCAGCAACAACCTGGAGGGCCTCGTCTTCATGCTGTGGGGGTCATATGCTCAGAAGAAAGGAGCTGCTATCAACAGG AAACGCCACCATGTGCTGCAGGCTGTGCATCCCTCTCCCTTGTCTGCTCATCGTGGATTCTTTGGGTGCAGGCATTTTTCAAAGGCCAACGAGCTGCTAGAGAAATCTGGAAAGTCTCCCATTGACTGGAAGGCACTTTAA